One segment of Belonocnema kinseyi isolate 2016_QV_RU_SX_M_011 chromosome 7, B_treatae_v1, whole genome shotgun sequence DNA contains the following:
- the LOC117175970 gene encoding uncharacterized protein LOC117175970, with product MGNLPSTRISESPPFFNTGADYTGPFSVKDRNGRGCKIANTGIQWHFIPAYTPHFGGNWERGVKSGKHYLKRVAGEAILTFEEFATLLTQIEAILNSRPLTPLSSDPNYLSPIIPANFLIGRTFSSLAYPDLSHVSQGRLSNWQRIQQLQQHL from the exons ATGGGTAATCTTCCGTCAACTCGCATTTCTGAATCACCTCCATTTTTCAATACAGGTGCTGATTATACCGGTCCATTTTCAGTAAAGGACAGAAACGGGCGAGGTTGCAAG ATTGCTAACACCGGAATTCAATGGCACTTTATTCCGGCTTACACACCCCACTTCGGAGGGAATTGGGAACGCGGAGTGAAATCAGGCAAACACTATCTAAAAAGAGTAGCTGGAGAGGCAATTTTAACGTTTGAAGAATTTGCAACTTTGCTTACACAGATCGAGGCAATACTCAACTCCCGACCTTTGACTCCCTTATCTAGTGATCCCAACTACTTAAGTCCTATCATTCCAGCCAACTTTCTGATTGGACGAACGTTTTCTTCTTTAGCTTACCCTGATTTGTCACACGTGAGTCAAGGAAGACTATCAAACTGGCAACGAATTCAACAACTTCAGCAGCACCTGTGA